The genomic region AGCGACTGCCCCAGCCCGTAGCCGGTCTCGACCGGCAGCTCGTAGATCTGCGGCGCGATCATCGACATCGCGAACAGCGCGAAACCCACCGCAATCGACGCCAGGTTCGTCGTCAGCACCGGTCTGCGCATCGTGGTGCGCAGGTCGACGGTCGGCGACTCCACCCGGAACTGCCACCAGCCGAACACCCCGAGGACGACCGCCGAGCCGACGAACAGCCCGACGATGACCGCGCTCGTCCAGCCCCAGTCCGTGCCCTTGGTGATGCCCAGCAGCAGCGCGACCAGGCCGACGGCCAGCAGCAACGTGCCCAGCGGGTCGAGCCGGTCCGCCGCCGTCGGCGGCACCGCGGGCACCAGCCACGCGAACATCACCAGCGCCGCCGCGCCCAGCCCCGCCGACACCCAGAACAGCACGTGCCAGTCGGCGTTCTCGGCGATGATCGCCGACAGCGGCAGCCCCATCGCACCGCCGACCCCGAGCGACGAGCTCATCAGCCCCATCGCCGTGCCGACCTTCTCCGGTGGCACCGCCGCCCGCATCACGCTGATCCCCAGCGGGATGATCGAGATACCGAACCCCTGCAGCCCGCGACCGACGATCAGCGGCAGCAACGTGGTCGACACCGCCGCCAGCAGCGAGCCCGCCATCAGCAGCGCCGCGCAGAGCAGCATGATCCGTTTCGGTCCGTACATGTCGCCGAGCCGGCCGAACACGGGGTTCGCGACCGACGCGGTCAGCAACGTGATCGTGATGGCCCACGACGCGTTGGCAGCACTGGTGTGCAGCAGCGTCGGCAGTTCGGGGATCAGCGGAATGATCAACGTCTGCATCAGCGAGACGCTGACGCCCGCAGCCGCCAACACCGCGATCAGGACGGCGGGATGGCGGGTACGCACCCCGGGGATGCTACCGACAGTTAGTCCGCCTATACAAAATCAGGCGAGTTCACGCAGCGCCGGCAGCAACGCCGCCAACGCCCGTCCGCGGTGCGACACCGCGTCCTTCTCCGCAGGGCTCAGCTCGGCGGCGGTGCGCTGCGACCCCTCCGGCAGGAACACCGGGTCATACCCGAAGCCCCCGTCGCCGCGCGGCTCGCGCACGATCACGCCCGGCCACTCGCCGCGCACCACGACCTCCCCCGCCGACGACACCAGCGCGCACGCCGACACGAACGCCGCGCCCCGTCGCTCGTCGGGCACGTCGGCCAGCTGCGCCAGCAGCAGCGCGGTGTTCGCCCTGTCCTTCTCCGCGGCGTCACCAGCCACTCCCGACCACCGAGCCGACAGCACCCCCGGCATCCCGTTGAGCGCGGCGACCTCGAGGCCGGAGTCGTCGGCGACGGTGGGCAGCCCGGTGGCCCGGAATGCGTCACGGGCCTTGGCCAGCGCGTTCTCCTCGAACGTCGCCCCGGTCTCGGGTGCCTCGTCGAACGGCGGCACATCGTCGAGCGACAGCAGCGTCAACTCGATCCCCGCGGCTTCGAGAACCCGGCGCAGTTCGGCCAGCTTCTTGCGGTTGCGGCTGGCCACCAGTAGCTCGGTCAGCTTCCGAACGCCTTCTTCGCGGGGGTGGGCGACTCGGGCAGCACACCCGGATACGGCGCCTCCAGCGCCTCGCGCTGGATCTGGAACAGCCGGTCGCAGCCGGCCATCGCCACGTCGAGCATCTTGTCCAGCGTGGAGCGCGGGAACGTCGCACCCTCGCCGGTGCCCTGGATCTCGACCAGGGTGCCGGTGTCGGTGGCGACGACGTTCATGTCCACCTCGGCGCGCGAGTCCTCGCTGTAGGGCAGGTCCAGCCGGATACGGCCGTCGACGACGCCGACGCTGACCGCGGCGATCGCGCACGACAGCGGCCGCGGGTCCGACAGCTTGCCCGCCGCGCCCAGCCACGTGACCGCGTCGGCCAGCGCGACGTAGGCGCCGGTGATCGCCGCCGTGCGGGTGCCGCCGTCGGCCTGCAGCACGTCGCAGTCGATCGCGATGGTGTTCTCCCCCAGCGCCGCCAGGTCGATACAGGCCCGCAGCGACCGGCCGACCAGGCGGCTGATCTCCTGGGTGCGGCCCCCGACGCGGCCCTTCACCGACTCCCGGTCGGAGCGTTCGTGGGTGGCGGCGGGCAGCATCGCGTACTCGGCGGTCAGCCAGCCCAGACCCGATCCCTTGCGCCACCGGGGTACCCCCTCGGTGACGCTCGCGGTGCACATGACCCGCGTCTCACCGAACTCCACCAGCACCGATCCGGCCGGATGGGAGGTGAAACCGCGGGTGATACGGACGGGCCTCAGCTCGTCGTCGGCACGGCCGTCTTCTCTTGCGGTCACGGCCCAACCCTATCGGCTCGACGGCACCCGGCTAGCGGCGCACCACGTCGAACGTCTCGTTGCACACCACCGCGTGCACCGGCCCGTCGAACTCGGCCTTGGCCTCGCTGATGACGTCCTCGCGGCACGTCCACGGCGGGATGTGGGTGAGCAGCAGTTCGCCGACGCCGGCCTCGGCGGCCGCCCGGCCCGCCTCGGTGCCGGACATGTGCAGCCGCGGCGGCCGGTCCGGCGAGTGCGTCCACGACGCCTCGCACAGGAACACGTCGGCGCCGCGGGCCAGCTCGATCAGCTGGTCGCAGTAGCCGGTGTCACCGCTGTAGACCAGCACGGCGCCGTCGGAGTCGGTGATTCGCATCCCGTAGGACTCGGTCGGGTGGCAAACAAGGCGTGGCGTGACGCTCACCGAGCCGATCGAGACGGCCTCGTTGTCGACCCAGTGGCGGATCTCGAAGATGTCGGAGAAGTCGTCGATCTCACCGCCCTCGGGTGAGGACGCCGCACCGAGCCGGGCCCAGGTGTTGGCCGGGCCGTACATCACCCCGCGCTGCGGGGCGGGTGTCGGGTGGTAGCGCCGCCAGACGAACAGTCCCGGCAGGTCGAGGCAGTGATCGGCGTGCAGATGCGACAACAGCACGTAGACGTCGTTGGGATCGGCATGCCGTTGCAGAGCACCGAGAACGCCACCGCCGAAATCGAGCACCAACGGCGGCGTATCGGGCGCCGACACGAGATATCCGGACGCTGGCGAATCAGGCTCGACGACACTGCCGGAGCAGCCGAGAACGGTGATTCGCACGTCCACTAGCTTGCCATGCCCACCTGTGGTGTGACGAAAACATCGCCGCTTTACGCGACGGAAATCATCTCGGCGCGCCCGAGTGACGTTGAACAGGCCGGACGCCGTCGAGGCTGGGCCCGAGGAATCGCGCCGCCAGCGCGGTGAACGCCTCCGGGTCGCCGGTGGCCTCGAACTGCCGCCGCACCGGCTCGCCGCCGTGCGGGCGCAGCAAATCGAGTTCGGTGAGCACCCGCAGCAGGTCCTTGGCGGTCTCCTCGGCGCTGGACACCAGCGTCACGTTGTCGCCCATCGCCAGCTGGATCAGTCCCGACAGCATCGGGTAGTGCGTGCAGCCCAGCACCAGGGTGTCCACCCCGGCGCGCTGCAGCGGCTCCAGATAGCCCTCGGCCAGGCCGAGCACCTGGCGTCCGCTGGTCACACCGCGCTCGACGAAGTCGACGAACCGCGGGCAGGCCACCCCGAACACCTCGATGTCGCGGGCGGCGGCGAACGCGTCCTGGTACGCCCCCGACGCGATGGTCGCCTCGGTGCCGATGACGCCGATGCGGCCGTTGCGGGTGGTGGCCACCGCGCGCCGCACCGCGGGCAGGATGACCTCGACGACGGGCACCGGCGCGTAGCGTTCCCGCGCGTCGCGCAGACACGCCGACGACGCCGAGTTACAGGCGATCACAAGGGCTTTCACCCCGCGCTCGACGAGGTCGTCGCCGATGGCCAGCGCGTGCGCCCGGATCTCGGGGATGGTCAGCGGGCCGTACGGGCCGTTGGCGGTGTCGCCGACGTAGATGATGTGCTCGTCGGGCAGCTGGTCGATGATCGCGCGGGCCACCGTCAGCCCGCCGACCCCGGAGTCGAAGATTCCGACCGGCGACTGCGGTGACGCGGCGCCCGTCACGACGCCGGGTACGGGTTCGGCGACGTGCGCTTGCGGCGTTCCCGCGCTTTGCGTTCCGGACCGGACAGCAGGTATGCGGCCAGGATGCCGGCGACGGCGCCGCTGAGGTGGCCCTGCCAGGACACCCCCGGTGTGCCGGGCAGCACCCCGAGCAGCACGCTGCCGTACACCAGCAGCACCACCACGCCGACGACGATCTCCCACACCTTGCGGGTGAAGAACCCGAACACGATGAGGAATGCCAGCCAGCCGAAGATCAGGCCGGACGCGCCGATGTGGTTGGCCTGGCAGCGCACGTACGCCGCCACGTACGGGCAGTGCATGCCGACGTTGCCGATCAGCCAGGTGCCCAGCCCGCCGAGGAGCCAGATGATCGCGGTGGCCGCGACGAACCGGCCCATCCCCGCCAACGTCATCAGGAAGCCGAGCACCAGCGCCGGACCGGTGTTGGCGATCAGGTGCTGCCAGTCCGCGTGCAGCAGCGGCGAGAACAGGATGCCCCACAGCCCCTCGGTGTCCAGGGGTTTGATGCCGTTGTCGTCGAGCCGATGGTCGGTCACGGTGTCGACCGCCTCGATCACCCACAGCAGCGCGACGAAGCTCACCACGGTCAGGCCGCCGACCACCCAGCCCGGCCGTTTCCTCGGCTGCGGGGCGGGGGCGTGGCCAGGACCGCTTAAGCCCATAGTTGACCTTCCAACGCGTCTTCGGCGTCGTCCAGGCTACCGGCGTAGGCACCGGTGGACAGATACTTCCAGCCGGCGTCGGCGACGATGAACGCGATGTCGGCGCGCTCCCCCGCCGCGACGGCCTTGGCCGCCATGCCCAGCGCCGCGTGCAGCACCGCGCCGGTGGAGATACCCGCGAAAATGCCCTCCTGCGCGACGAGTTCGCGGGTGCGCCGGACCGCGTCGTAGGAGCCCACCGAGAAGCGGGTGGTCAGCACGTCCGGGTCGTAGAGCTCGGGGATGAAGCCCTCGTCGATGTTGCGCAGCGCGTAAACGCCTTCGCCGTAACGGGGTTCGGCGGCGACGATCTTGACGTCCGGGTTCTGCTCACGCAGGTACCGTCCGGTGCCCATCAACGTGCCGGTGGTGCCGAGTCCGGCGACGAAGTGCGTGACCTCGGGCAGGTCAGCCCAGATCTCCGGACCGGTGCCCTCGTAGTGCGCCAGCGCGTTGGCCGGGTTGCCGTACTGGTACAGCATCACCCACGAAGGGTTCTGTGCGGCAAGTTCTTTCGCGTGCGCGACGGCGGTGTTGGAGCCGCCCTCGGCCGGGGAGAAGATGATCTTCGCGCCGTACAGTTCGAGCAGCTGACGCCGTTCGATCGAGGTGTTCTCCGGCATCACGCAGATCATCCGGTAGCCCTTCAGCGAGGCCGCCATCGCCATCGAGATACCGGTGTTGCCACTCGTCGGCTCCAGGATCGTGGCGCCCGGTTTCAGCAGGCCCTGGCGCTCGGCCTCCTCGATCATCCGCAGCGCGGGCCGGTCCTTGATCGATCCGGTCGGGTTGCGGTCCTCGAGCTTGGCCCACAGCCGCACATGCGGGCCGTCGGGGCCGTCGTCCCAGCGCGGGGACATCCGCTGCAGGCCCACCAGGGGCGTGTTTCCCAGCGCCTCCAGCAGCGAGTCGTAGCGCGTCATCGGACGCCTACTGCGCCTCCTGCGACCGCAGGAAGGATCGTCACCGAGTCGCCGTCGCTGATCGCGGTGTCCAGCCCGCCCGAGAACCGCACGTCCTCGTCGTTGACGTAGATGTTGACGAAACGGTTGAGCTTGCCGGGGTTGTCCTTGTCCATCAGGCGCTCGGAGATCCCGGGGTGGTTGGCGTCCAGGTCGCTGATCACCGCGGCCAGGGTGTCGCCGTTGGCGGTGACGCGCTTCTCCCCGCCGGTCAGCGGGCGCAGGATGGTCGGGATCGACACGGTTACGGGCATCGGGTGAGCCTTTCTAGTACTGCTCGACGATTTGGACGGGTTCTTCGGTCACGACGCCGTCGACGATGCGGTAGCTCCGCAGTTCGTGCTGTTCCGGGTCCCGGGTGGACACCAGCACGTAGTGGGCGTCGGGTTCTTGTGCCAGCGAGATGTCGGTGCGGCTGGGGTACGCCTCGGTCGCGGTGTGCGAGTGGTAGATGACGACGGGCACCTCGTCGTTGTCGTCCATCTCGCGCCACACCCGCAGCTGCTCCATGGAGTCGAACCGGTAGAAGGTCGGCGAGCGCTCGGCGTTGAGCATCCTGATGAACCGCTCCGGCCGATCGGAGCCCTCCGGTCCCGCGATCACCCCACACGCCTCATCGGGATGGTCTTCGCGCGCGTGCGCGACCATCGCGTCGACCAGGTCCGCCCGGATCACCAGCAAGCCAGCTCACCCCTTTCTGCCCGAAACTGTATTCCAGCAGGGCAAAGACCGACTAAACCGGTTACTCGAACGCTCCCGGCAACATGTCGCGGTAACTCGGTATTCCGGCCACCGACGTCGCGGAGAGCACAGCGACCATCACGGCACGGGCCAGCACGTCCGCCGCGGCGGCGCCGACCTCGGAGACCAGCGGCACCTCCGGTGACATCGACGCCGGGGTGCGCGGGTCCAGCGGCACCTCGACGGCACCGGTGGCCAGCGCGAACA from Mycolicibacterium phlei harbors:
- a CDS encoding MFS transporter, yielding MRTRHPAVLIAVLAAAGVSVSLMQTLIIPLIPELPTLLHTSAANASWAITITLLTASVANPVFGRLGDMYGPKRIMLLCAALLMAGSLLAAVSTTLLPLIVGRGLQGFGISIIPLGISVMRAAVPPEKVGTAMGLMSSSLGVGGAMGLPLSAIIAENADWHVLFWVSAGLGAAALVMFAWLVPAVPPTAADRLDPLGTLLLAVGLVALLLGITKGTDWGWTSAVIVGLFVGSAVVLGVFGWWQFRVESPTVDLRTTMRRPVLTTNLASIAVGFALFAMSMIAPQIYELPVETGYGLGQSLLHTGLWMAPGGLAMMLASPLAARIAGARGPRFTLVAGSLMVAAGYLAGLWLMERPWQLCLFNVVVSVGVGFAFSSLPALINAAVPVSETAAANGLNALARSLGTSISSAVMGAVLAAMTMQVAGHDVPSLAGLRTALVIAAGAAFVATLLALAIPRPRAAAEEHAGDVALATGRSAP
- the murI gene encoding glutamate racemase is translated as MTGAASPQSPVGIFDSGVGGLTVARAIIDQLPDEHIIYVGDTANGPYGPLTIPEIRAHALAIGDDLVERGVKALVIACNSASSACLRDARERYAPVPVVEVILPAVRRAVATTRNGRIGVIGTEATIASGAYQDAFAAARDIEVFGVACPRFVDFVERGVTSGRQVLGLAEGYLEPLQRAGVDTLVLGCTHYPMLSGLIQLAMGDNVTLVSSAEETAKDLLRVLTELDLLRPHGGEPVRRQFEATGDPEAFTALAARFLGPSLDGVRPVQRHSGAPR
- a CDS encoding MoaD/ThiS family protein is translated as MPVTVSIPTILRPLTGGEKRVTANGDTLAAVISDLDANHPGISERLMDKDNPGKLNRFVNIYVNDEDVRFSGGLDTAISDGDSVTILPAVAGGAVGVR
- the rph gene encoding ribonuclease PH; protein product: MTAREDGRADDELRPVRITRGFTSHPAGSVLVEFGETRVMCTASVTEGVPRWRKGSGLGWLTAEYAMLPAATHERSDRESVKGRVGGRTQEISRLVGRSLRACIDLAALGENTIAIDCDVLQADGGTRTAAITGAYVALADAVTWLGAAGKLSDPRPLSCAIAAVSVGVVDGRIRLDLPYSEDSRAEVDMNVVATDTGTLVEIQGTGEGATFPRSTLDKMLDVAMAGCDRLFQIQREALEAPYPGVLPESPTPAKKAFGS
- a CDS encoding Mov34/MPN/PAD-1 family protein, with the translated sequence MVAHAREDHPDEACGVIAGPEGSDRPERFIRMLNAERSPTFYRFDSMEQLRVWREMDDNDEVPVVIYHSHTATEAYPSRTDISLAQEPDAHYVLVSTRDPEQHELRSYRIVDGVVTEEPVQIVEQY
- a CDS encoding rhomboid family intramembrane serine protease, whose translation is MGLSGPGHAPAPQPRKRPGWVVGGLTVVSFVALLWVIEAVDTVTDHRLDDNGIKPLDTEGLWGILFSPLLHADWQHLIANTGPALVLGFLMTLAGMGRFVAATAIIWLLGGLGTWLIGNVGMHCPYVAAYVRCQANHIGASGLIFGWLAFLIVFGFFTRKVWEIVVGVVVLLVYGSVLLGVLPGTPGVSWQGHLSGAVAGILAAYLLSGPERKARERRKRTSPNPYPAS
- a CDS encoding cyclic nucleotide-degrading phosphodiesterase translates to MDVRITVLGCSGSVVEPDSPASGYLVSAPDTPPLVLDFGGGVLGALQRHADPNDVYVLLSHLHADHCLDLPGLFVWRRYHPTPAPQRGVMYGPANTWARLGAASSPEGGEIDDFSDIFEIRHWVDNEAVSIGSVSVTPRLVCHPTESYGMRITDSDGAVLVYSGDTGYCDQLIELARGADVFLCEASWTHSPDRPPRLHMSGTEAGRAAAEAGVGELLLTHIPPWTCREDVISEAKAEFDGPVHAVVCNETFDVVRR
- the rdgB gene encoding RdgB/HAM1 family non-canonical purine NTP pyrophosphatase, coding for MTELLVASRNRKKLAELRRVLEAAGIELTLLSLDDVPPFDEAPETGATFEENALAKARDAFRATGLPTVADDSGLEVAALNGMPGVLSARWSGVAGDAAEKDRANTALLLAQLADVPDERRGAAFVSACALVSSAGEVVVRGEWPGVIVREPRGDGGFGYDPVFLPEGSQRTAAELSPAEKDAVSHRGRALAALLPALRELA
- a CDS encoding PLP-dependent cysteine synthase family protein; protein product: MTRYDSLLEALGNTPLVGLQRMSPRWDDGPDGPHVRLWAKLEDRNPTGSIKDRPALRMIEEAERQGLLKPGATILEPTSGNTGISMAMAASLKGYRMICVMPENTSIERRQLLELYGAKIIFSPAEGGSNTAVAHAKELAAQNPSWVMLYQYGNPANALAHYEGTGPEIWADLPEVTHFVAGLGTTGTLMGTGRYLREQNPDVKIVAAEPRYGEGVYALRNIDEGFIPELYDPDVLTTRFSVGSYDAVRRTRELVAQEGIFAGISTGAVLHAALGMAAKAVAAGERADIAFIVADAGWKYLSTGAYAGSLDDAEDALEGQLWA